The segment GATAAAGTTCTGTATGTTCTTTTTGACGGCCAAAACCTTTGGCTTCTGTTACTGTAATACCATGTAGTCCAATTTTTTGAAGCGCTTCTTTCACTTCATCAAGTTTGAAAGGTTTGATAATGGCTTCAATCTTTTTCATGCTGAAATCATCTCCAACGTTATTTTGTCTTTTTAGACCGCATCACATTATATTGGCAACTATAAGATGTCCAACAGATACTTTGTGCACAAAAAGTCAAAAACTATTTCATTTTACGGTTTTTGGCAAAAGTTTTTTATAGTTTGGAATGAAATGATATCGTTTTTTGAAAAAAGTCTATAAAGCATAAAAATGATAGCAATGATATAGCAATGGTTAAGAGATGTTTTGTTCTTTTTTTACTGTGCTGCGCGTTTTATAAAAAGAGCTGTTGTAGAAGGGATTCTATAAAGGTCGGCGCAGCAAAACTTCTTTTAAAAATTTTCCCGTATAGGAAGAGGGGATTTGAATAATATCTTCAGGACGTCCAACCGCAACGATTTCACCACCACGGTCCCCACCTTCTGGACCTAAATCAATAATCCAGTCGGCTGTCTTAATAACTTCAAGATTATGTTCAATGACGACAACAGTGTTGCCTTGCTCGACAAGTTCGTGCAGAACTTCGAGGAGTTTCGAAATATCATGGAAATGTAAACCCGTTGTTGGTTCATCCAAAATATAGAGTGTACGTCCCGTTGTTTTGCGTGAAAGCTCTTTAGCAAGTTTTACACGTTGGGCTTCACCACCAGAAAGTGTTGTGGCTTGTTGTCCTAATTTGATATAGCCAAGACCAACTTTACTGAGAGTCTTTATTTTGTTGTGAATGGTAGGAACAGCTTGGAAAAATTCTTCCGCTTTTTCGATTGTCATATCTAAAATATCAGCGATAGATTGTCCTTTAAACTTTACTTCAAGTGTTTCTCTGTTATAGCGTTTCCCTTGGCAGACATCGCAAGTAACATAAACATCAGGGAGAAAGTGCATTTCAATTTTGATAACTCCATCACCTTGACACGCTTCGCAGCGTCCTCCCTTAACATTAAATGAAAAACGTCCTGCTTGATAACCGCGGGCTTTTGATTCTGGAAGCTCAGCAAACCATTCACGGATCGGAGTAAATGCACCTGTATAGGTTGCTGGATTAGAGCGTGGAGTACGTCCAATAGGTGCTTGGTTGATATCAATGACCTTGTCAAGAAACTCTAATCCTTCAATTTTGTCATAGCTTGCGGGGCTATGATAACTTCCCATGATATGGTGTGATGCAGCTTTAAAAAGAGTTTCAATGAGAAATGTTGATTTTCCTCCGCCCGAAACACCCGTTATGCATGTGAAGGTTCCAAGAGGAATATCCGCATTGATGTTTTTGAGGTTATTTCCTCGGGCTCCAATAACTTTAAGCTTTTTCGACTTTGATATTTTGCGTCGTTGAGCAGGGAGTGGAACAGCCATTTTTCCCGAAAGATATTGTCCCGTGAGAGAAGATGCATTTTCTATAATTTCCTGCGGTGTACCTTGCGCTATGATTTCGCCTCCATGAACGCCTGCAGCAGGACCCATATCAACCACATAGTCTGCTGTAAGAATGGCATCTTCATCATGCTCAACAACGATAACTGTGTTGCCAAGATCACGCAGATGATGCAGCATTTTCAAAAGGCGTTCATTATCGCGTTGGTGTAAGCCAATAGATGGTTCATCTAAAATATAAAGGACGCCTGTAAGACCAGAACCAATTTGAGATGCTAACCGAATACGTTGACTTTCTCCCCCTGAAAGGGTGCCTGAGTTTCGTGATAAGGTAAGATATTCGAGTCCCACATGGTTTAAAAAAGCTAAGCGTTCACGAATTTCTTTTAAAATACGTACTGCGATGTTGCGTTGTTTTTCCGTGAGATATTGATGAATATTGGCAAACCAATCATCTGCTTTTGAGATGGAAAGTTCTGATATTTGCCCAATATGCATCCCATGGATTTTAACGGCTAATGCTTCTGGTTTTAGACGATAGCCATGGCATGCTGGACAAGGTGAAGAAGACATATAATGTTCGATTTCTTCACGGGACCATGTAGAATCGGTATCCTTCCATCGCCTCTCCATATTAGGGATGATTCCTTCAAAGGAGTGAATCCTTTTATAGGCGCTTGAATCATTTTTATAAATAAAGGTGATTTCTTTGCTTTTTGTACCATAGAGAATAGCCTGTTGTGCTTCATTCGAGAGGACACACCATTGATCTGTAAGTTTAAATCCGTAAACTTTACCCAATGCTTCTAAGGTTTGGCTATAGTATGGTGAAGATAGCTTAGACCAAGGCGCTATTGCACCATTTTTTAAAGTGAGATTTTTATTTGGTATGATTTTTGCTGGGTCTACAGCTTTTTTGATGCCAAGCCCGTCGCAAAGAGGACAAGCGCCAAAAGGATTATTAAATGAAAAAAGACGGGGCTCAATTTCAGGGATAGAAAATCCAGAGATGGGACAGGAAAATTTTTCTGAAAAAACAAGCCGTTTGTGTGTTTCATTTTTCGATTTATGAGCAGATTTTTTTGTGGTTTCGTTTTCTGCTAAGGGATGGTCAGCCATTTCAGCAACTGCGATTCCATTGGCGAGCCGTAAACAGGTTTCTATACTGTCAGCTAGGCGAGAGGTCATGTCAGCGTACACAACAATGCGGTCTACGACGACATCTATGTCATGTTTATATTTTTTATCAAGAGAGGGAATATCAGGAATTTCATAAAATTGACCATCAACTTTAGCGCGTTGAAATCCTTTTTTTAAAAGCTCTGTCAGTTCTTTTTTATATTCTCCTTTTCGCCCTCGTACGAGAGGTGCCATAATAAAAATTCGCGTCCCTTCTGGTAAAGACATAATTTGATCAACCATTTGGCTTACCGTTTGGCTTTCAATAGGAAGTCCCGTAGCAGGGGAGTGAGGGGTGCCAATACGTGCAAAGAGAAGGCGCATGTAATCATAAATTTCAGTGACGGTTCCTACCGTTGAACGAGGATTACGGCTGGTTGTTTTTTGTTCAATGGATATTGCTGGAGAAAGACCATCTATGCGATCGACATCGGGTTTTTGCATGACTTCCAAAAATTGACGTGCGTAAGCGGAAAGGCTTTCAACATAGCGGCGTTGGCCTTCGGCATAAATTGTATCAAAAGCTAAAGAGGATTTGCCTGATCCAGAAAGGCCCGTGATAACAATCAGTTGGTCCCGTGGAAGATCAAGATCAATATTTTTAAGATTATGTTCACGCGCACCGCGAATGGATATGTATTTTTGTTGAGTCATATTTTATCCTTGGCATATACAAAACTGCGCATCTAAAATAGGGTATAACCGCCTTATGAAATTACAATATATTTAATTGCTTTAACAGGGATAAAGAAGGCACGTCCTATGAAAAGAAAAACACAAAGAGCAGCTTTTTTCTCTAAATGCTAGAATAAACTATGCGCGATTATCATCTTTTGTTATAATCACACGAAGTGACCTCCTAAATGAAATAGCAAAGTCTACATTGAAGGTCAATTGCAGAGGTGCAAATGAGAAGGTCTAGGTGGTAATAACTGCTGTACAACAAAAATTGTTTTGCGAATTAAGATTTTGGAGTTTATGCGATGGCTGGTAGCCTTAATAAAGTGATTTTAATTGGTAATCTTGGTGCTGATCCTGAAATTCGCCGCTTGAATTCTGGTGATCAAGTGGCAAATTTGCGTATTGCTACTTCAGAAAGCTGGCGCGATCGTAATACAAATGAACGTAAAGAGCGCACAGAGTGGCATAGTATCGTTATTTTTAACGAAAACCTTATCAGAGTTGTGGAACAATATTTAAAAAAAGGAAGCAAAATCTATATTGAAGGTCAGCTGCAAACACGCAAGTGGCAAGATCAAAATGGGAATGATCGTTATACAACAGAGGTTGTTTTGCAAAAATACCGTGGTGAATTGCAAATGCTTGATGGACGGGGTGGTGCTGGTGGAGAGCAAATGCAAGGGGCAAATCAGTCAAGCGGAAGTTATGGCGGTGGTGGTTTTGGTGACAGTTATTCTGGTCACAGAGATGATTTTGGTCAAAACAATCATCAAGCAAGAGAAGACTTTTCACATAAATTAGATGATGACGTTCCTTTTTGAGATTGCGAACAGTGTTTTTCTTCGTTGTTTGTTTCAGTTTTTTAAAGTTTAGGAAAAGAGTCCTCGTTTATTTTATCCATGATTTTTAATATACGTAAATAACATGTTGAAAATTATTGTTAAACTTTTGCCTTCGTTGCGGATGAGAAATTAGCATTTTGGCATTTTTTTCGCTATAAAGAGTAAAGTGATTCTTTATTTGAAAGTCTTGAAGCTGTGACCGATCTTACTCCACTACAAGAACGTGATGTGCTGACCGGTATTAAACCAATCAGTATTATTGATGAAATGCAACGCTCTTATCTCGATTATGCAATGAGCGTAATTGTTTCCCGTGCACTTCCTGATGTCCGTGATGGACTGAAGCCGGTTCATCGGCGTATTCTTCACGCCATGAATGAGATGGGGCTTTCTTTCAACAAACCTTATCGTAAATCTGCTGGTGTCGTTGGTGAGGTTATGGGGAAATTCCATCCTCATGGGGATGCTTCGATTTATGATGCGTTGGTGCGTATGGCACAGGACTTTTCTTTGCGAAACCCGTTGATTGATGGACAGGGGAATTTTGGTTCTGTTGATGGTGATCCGCCTGCGGCAATGCGCTATACAGAATGTCGTTTGGAAAAAGTTTCGGAAGAACTTTTAGCGGATATTGATAAAGATACCGTTGATTTTCAGGATAATTATGATGGACGTGAGCGTGAACCTGTTGTCCTACCGGCACGTTTCCCTAATCTTTTGGTTAACGGATCAGGCGGTATTGCTGTAGGAATGGCAACCAATATTCCTCCTCATAATCTTGGTGAGGTTGTTGATGGTTGTATCGCCTTGATTGATAATCCTAACATAACGCTTGATGAAATCATTAAAATTATCCCCGGTCCTGATTTTCCTACGGGGGGGATTATTTTGGGCCATTCTGGTATTCGTTCCGCCTATGAAACTGGACGTGGTTCAGTGATTATGCGTGCTAAGGTTGATATTGAAGAAATTCGCAATGGTCGACAAGCAATTATTGTCAGTGAAATACCTTATCAGGTTAATAAAGCAACAATGATTGAAAAAATGGCCGAATTGGTGCGTGATAAACGTATCGAAGGAATTTCTGATTTGCGTGATGAGTCTGATCGTGATGGCTACCGCGTTGTTATTGAACTCAAGAAGGATGTTGTTGCCGAGATCGTTTTAAATCAATTATATCGTTATACGCCCCTGCAAACTTCTTTTGGTTGCAATATGGTTGCGTTAAATGGGGGAAAACCGGAACAGATGGCGTTGCTTGATATGCTTCGTGCCTTTGTTTCTTTCCGAGAAGACGTTGTTAGTCGGCGAACGAAATATCTTTTGCGTAAAGCGCGTGAACGTGCCCATGTTTTGGTCGGTCTTGCACTTGCTGTTGCTAATATCGATGAAATTATAGCACTCATTCGCAAGGCTCCTGATCCACAAACAGCGCGTACACAATTAATGGAGCGGTGCTGGCCAGCTTTTGATGTCGCCCCTTTAATTAAACTGATTGATGATCCTCGTCATATTATCCATGATGATGGGACTTATAATTTATCTGAAGAACAGGCGCGTGCTATTTTGGAATTGCGTCTGCAAAGGTTAACGGCACTTGGGCGTGATGAAATTGCCGATGAATTGAATAAAATTGGCGTGGATATTACCGATTATCTTGATATTCTTGCGTCTCGATCACGTATTATGGGGATTGTGAAGGATGAGCTGAGTGCCCTTCGTGAGGAGTTTGCAACACCGCGACGCACTGTCTTTGGTTTTGGTAGTGCTGAGATGGATAGCGAAGATCTGATTGCTCCAGAAGATATGGTGGTGACGGTTAGTCATAGTGGCTATATTAAGCGTGTGCCTCTCAATACATACCGAGCGCAGCGTCGCGGGGGTAAGGGGCGTTCTGGTATGTCTACCAAGGATGAGGATTTTGTAACGCGACTGTTTGTGGCTAATACCCATACTCCGGTTCTTTTCTTTTCATCACGTGGAATTGTTTACAAGGAAAAAGTTTGGCGTTTACCACTTGGTACGCCCCAATCACGCGGGCGAGCTCTGATTAATTTACTTCCTTTACAGCAAGGTGAACGCATAACAACTATTATGCCTTTACCAGAAGATGAAGCGCATTGGGGTACATTGGACATTATGTTTGCAACAACGCGTGGAACTGTACGTCGTAATAAATTATCAGATTTTGTTCAGGTGAATCGTAATGGCAAAATTGCC is part of the Bartonella machadoae genome and harbors:
- the uvrA gene encoding excinuclease ABC subunit UvrA, translating into MTQQKYISIRGAREHNLKNIDLDLPRDQLIVITGLSGSGKSSLAFDTIYAEGQRRYVESLSAYARQFLEVMQKPDVDRIDGLSPAISIEQKTTSRNPRSTVGTVTEIYDYMRLLFARIGTPHSPATGLPIESQTVSQMVDQIMSLPEGTRIFIMAPLVRGRKGEYKKELTELLKKGFQRAKVDGQFYEIPDIPSLDKKYKHDIDVVVDRIVVYADMTSRLADSIETCLRLANGIAVAEMADHPLAENETTKKSAHKSKNETHKRLVFSEKFSCPISGFSIPEIEPRLFSFNNPFGACPLCDGLGIKKAVDPAKIIPNKNLTLKNGAIAPWSKLSSPYYSQTLEALGKVYGFKLTDQWCVLSNEAQQAILYGTKSKEITFIYKNDSSAYKRIHSFEGIIPNMERRWKDTDSTWSREEIEHYMSSSPCPACHGYRLKPEALAVKIHGMHIGQISELSISKADDWFANIHQYLTEKQRNIAVRILKEIRERLAFLNHVGLEYLTLSRNSGTLSGGESQRIRLASQIGSGLTGVLYILDEPSIGLHQRDNERLLKMLHHLRDLGNTVIVVEHDEDAILTADYVVDMGPAAGVHGGEIIAQGTPQEIIENASSLTGQYLSGKMAVPLPAQRRKISKSKKLKVIGARGNNLKNINADIPLGTFTCITGVSGGGKSTFLIETLFKAASHHIMGSYHSPASYDKIEGLEFLDKVIDINQAPIGRTPRSNPATYTGAFTPIREWFAELPESKARGYQAGRFSFNVKGGRCEACQGDGVIKIEMHFLPDVYVTCDVCQGKRYNRETLEVKFKGQSIADILDMTIEKAEEFFQAVPTIHNKIKTLSKVGLGYIKLGQQATTLSGGEAQRVKLAKELSRKTTGRTLYILDEPTTGLHFHDISKLLEVLHELVEQGNTVVVIEHNLEVIKTADWIIDLGPEGGDRGGEIVAVGRPEDIIQIPSSYTGKFLKEVLLRRPL
- the ssb gene encoding single-stranded DNA-binding protein: MAGSLNKVILIGNLGADPEIRRLNSGDQVANLRIATSESWRDRNTNERKERTEWHSIVIFNENLIRVVEQYLKKGSKIYIEGQLQTRKWQDQNGNDRYTTEVVLQKYRGELQMLDGRGGAGGEQMQGANQSSGSYGGGGFGDSYSGHRDDFGQNNHQAREDFSHKLDDDVPF
- the gyrA gene encoding DNA gyrase subunit A, producing the protein MTDLTPLQERDVLTGIKPISIIDEMQRSYLDYAMSVIVSRALPDVRDGLKPVHRRILHAMNEMGLSFNKPYRKSAGVVGEVMGKFHPHGDASIYDALVRMAQDFSLRNPLIDGQGNFGSVDGDPPAAMRYTECRLEKVSEELLADIDKDTVDFQDNYDGREREPVVLPARFPNLLVNGSGGIAVGMATNIPPHNLGEVVDGCIALIDNPNITLDEIIKIIPGPDFPTGGIILGHSGIRSAYETGRGSVIMRAKVDIEEIRNGRQAIIVSEIPYQVNKATMIEKMAELVRDKRIEGISDLRDESDRDGYRVVIELKKDVVAEIVLNQLYRYTPLQTSFGCNMVALNGGKPEQMALLDMLRAFVSFREDVVSRRTKYLLRKARERAHVLVGLALAVANIDEIIALIRKAPDPQTARTQLMERCWPAFDVAPLIKLIDDPRHIIHDDGTYNLSEEQARAILELRLQRLTALGRDEIADELNKIGVDITDYLDILASRSRIMGIVKDELSALREEFATPRRTVFGFGSAEMDSEDLIAPEDMVVTVSHSGYIKRVPLNTYRAQRRGGKGRSGMSTKDEDFVTRLFVANTHTPVLFFSSRGIVYKEKVWRLPLGTPQSRGRALINLLPLQQGERITTIMPLPEDEAHWGTLDIMFATTRGTVRRNKLSDFVQVNRNGKIAMKLDEEGDEILSVETCTEHDDVVLTTANGQCIRFPVVDVRVFVGRNSVGVRGINLADGDKVISMTLLEHVEATSVERSAYIKRVMNERRAAGADAEDIVTLEEEDEGSETELTDERYAELQAREQMLLTVSEFGYGKRSSSYEFRISGRGGKGIRATDPSKTAGIGKLVAAFPVKAQDQIMLVSDGGQLIRVPVEGIRIAGRSTKGVTIFNTAEGEKVVSVERISESEDDDHQLDDVSEKYPDTVDESTEK